Proteins from a genomic interval of Anas platyrhynchos isolate ZD024472 breed Pekin duck chromosome 4, IASCAAS_PekinDuck_T2T, whole genome shotgun sequence:
- the SCRG1 gene encoding scrapie-responsive protein 1 yields MKTLSALLLLSTLLGAHTAPSRRPSCYKRALKDHNCHGIHEGTENLRQIDGSLKDHFWEGKGCETVCYCNFKELLCCPKEIFFGPKVSFVIPCNSE; encoded by the exons atgaaaacactctcagctctgcttctgctgagCACTCTCCTGGGTGCTCACACGGCCCCTTCCCGGCGTCCCTCCTGTTACAAGAGGGCTCTGAAGGACCACAACTGCCACGGCATCCATGAGGGCACGGAGAACCTTCGACAAATTGATGGAAGCCTGAAGGATCACttttgggaagggaagggctgtGAGACTGTCTGTTACTGCAATTTCAAGGAACTGCTCTGCTGTCCAAA GGAGATTTTCTTTGGACCAAAGGTATCTTTTGTGATCCCCTGCAACAGTGAGTGA